TGGAAGAGATTTCGCAAACGAGCAGAAATACGCAAGGGGTTCGCCTTATCCGCGTAGGAGATGAAGAGTATGTCTCCACAGTTGCCCGTGTTAATGTAGATGATGGCGACGAAGATGAATTGGAAGACCAGGTAACGGAAAATACTGAAGGCATCAGCAACTCTGAGACTGACGAGACGAACGTTGAAAATACTGATGAACTTTCAAATGAAGAAACTGAGGAAGAGTAATAGAAGAAGACAATCACAGCTTAGCGTGATTGTCTTCTTTTTTCCTTTTTTTTAAAAAAAAGATATAAACGGATTCATTCTGGTACTGTCAAAATGAACCTTTTGGAATGCTGTCCTTGTCATCATTGTTTATATATAATATCGAGATAACTACCAAATGGAATATTTATGTATAAAAGGAGAAGTAATCTGTTTCTCTTCATCGTCGATTTATTTGATGAGATATTTCATTAGACTTAATGTTAAAGTCACTATCTTTACTTTTGTTCAGTTTGCCTCCTCTCTCAACTTTACCATTCTCCTATACATTTTTGATCATGTTAAATAATAAGAATAAATGAGCATTCAAGAGAACACATATGGAACCTTTTTACGATAAGATGGAAATCGTCCATTTGTGTTTATGTTTAACTGATGAGGTAGAAATAATGAACATGCCTATTGGATTGTGAGGAGGAGATGAGATGAATGCAGTTGCTGTAGCAGTATGTGGTATCTTGATTTTTTTTCTCGGCTACAAATATTACTCGAAATTTTTATCCACTCGAATTTATCAACTAGACCCAAATTACCAAACGCCAGCATATGCCTTTAAAGATGGTGTTGATTTCGTTCCTACAAATAAATGGGTGCTTTGGGGACACCATTTTACATCCATTGCTGGCGCAGCGCCCATTGTAGGGCCTGCAATAGCAGTTTATTGGGGATGGCTTCCAGCTTTTTTATGGGTTGTCCTTGGGACTGTCTTTGCAGCGGGGGTTCATGATTTTGGTGCTTTAGTTCTTTCTGTTAGGCATAAAGGGCAGTCTGTTGGGACGCTGGCAAGTAAAATCATTGGTCAACGAGCAAAGTTACTGTTCTTGTTTATTATTCTTATTTTAGTGTTAATGGTTAACGCTGTCTTTGCTTGGGTTATTTCTAATTTATTTATTCAGTTTCCCGCAGCTGTCTTATCTGTATTTATTCAAATTCCTCTAGCTATATGGATTGGTTATACAGTTTATAAAAAAAGAGGCGGCATGCTGCTTCCTTCTATATGTGCCCTAGCAATTATGTATATGTCCGCTATCGTTGCTTCACGTGTCCCGGCTTTACAAATCGATTTACCGAGATATTTCGGAGGAGAAGAAACGATTGTAGCATTTGGCTTAAACGGTGTCGCCTTTTCTTTTTTTATTTGGATTATGATTTTAATGATTTATGTATATGTCGCTTCCACTTTACCCATATGGAAACTTTTACAGCCAAGAGACTATATTAATTCTCATCAGTTAGTTATAGGGTTAGCCATTTTATACTTAGGTTTATTATTTTCTAACCCATCAATAACGGCACCTGCTTCAAATATGAGCGTAGAGATTCCATGGTTTCCACTGTTATTTATCACCATTGCTTGCGGAGCTATTTCTGGCTTTCATGGTCTCGTGGCTTCCGGTACATCTAGTAAGCAATTAAGCAAGGAACCGGATGCGCGATTTGTAGGCTATTTCGGTGCTATAGGAGAAGGTTTATTAGCTCTAGCAGCTATATTAGCCGTTGTCACATATTTTAATTCGGAGAATGACTTTATTGGCGCTTATTCGTCATTTGACACTGCAAATGCCAATGGATTGGGCTATTTTATTGAAGGAGCAGGGGCGCTTGCCACAGGCATTTTCCTTCCAGCAGATATTGCGACAACGATCGTTGCGATTATTGTTGTTAGCTTTGCAGCTACTACCTTAGATACGTCAGTGAGATTAATGCGTTACATTATTTCTGAATTGGGCCAGGAGTATAACATTAAATCATTAACGAAAATGCATGTTGCTACAGCGGTGGCAGTGACGTCAAGTGCAGCTCTCGTTCTTCTACCAGAAGGCCCACAAGGTTTTGGTTCAGGGGGTTATGTCCTTTGGCCGCTGTTCGGTACATCAAATCAATTATTAGCAGGGATTACACTGCTCCTTGTCACGTTATGGCTTAAACGACAAGGGAGAAACTATTTATTTACCCTGATCCCAATGATTTTCTTAATGGTCATGACAGTCTGGGCAATGACTCACCAAGTTTTTATTGAATGGTCAGGAATAGCTGAAGGGAAAGAAATGAATCTGCTTTTATTCCTGCTTGGAGCTATTATTCTTGTATTTGCTTTGTGGATATTGCTAGAAGGACTTTCAAATTTATGGCGAAAAAAACCTGATGATGATCATTTCTCAGCATAATTAAAGGAGGTTAATATGAGTATTAAGAAATGGTTGCTACTTTATGATGAGATGCTCCGTCAAGGGCATCGTACGGAAATACTGCGTGAATTAAGGGACGAAGATGATCTTTTTTTTCTACTGCTTTATTCGGAGACCCTCGGCATCCCTAACCCTGTATCGTTTTATACATTAGAGCTTTATCCATACATGCTCGATAAGTTTCATGATTGGCATTTAAGAATGGGAATGGAAAAATCACCTCTTAATAGTTTTCGCTGTTGTTAATAATGATTATTAAAAAAGGGTGGAACTTAAGGGGGTATAAATGAATCACGTGATGCAAATGATATTAAGTAAGAAAATTATTTTCTGTGGAGGAAAAGGAGGAGTGGGAAAATCGACGACTGCATCCTCTCTCGCAATAGTCGCAACCAATCATAATAAAAGAGTTCTTTTAATTTCTACAGATCCAGCTCATAATTTAGCAGATTTATTTCATACGACTTTAAGTCATGAACCTAAAAAAATCGGCGATAATTTATCAGTAATTGAAATAGATTCTGAGAAAGAAACAGACCGTTATATATATCAAGTGAAACAACACTTAAAACATGCCGTAAAAGCAACCATGGTCGAAGAAATCAATCGGCAGTTGGATTTGGCAAAAACATCACCAGGAGCTGAGGAATCAGCACTGTTTCAACGATTAACGACATTAATTGTTGAAGAAAAAGAACATTATGATTTACTTATTATCGATACAGCACCAACAGGGCATACACTTCGACTCATAACGTTACCTGAATTAATGGGAGCTTGGATGGATGGCATGATAAAACGTCGAGAAAAAACAATGGAAACCTACACTCAGCTAATTTTTGACGGGCAACCTGTCGATGATCCCATTTATCGCGTTTTGCAAAATAGAAAGGAAATGTTTGCAAAGGTACGTCACACGTTGCTAAACAAAACAGAGACAGCTTTTATTTTTGTAATCAATCCAGAGAAATTGCCAATCCACGAAACATTACGCGCTGTTACAACCTTAAAACGTCATAACTTACCTGTTCGTGCACTAATCATTAACAAAATGCTTCCAGATGAAGAAGGAGGAGCTTTTTATAGAGCTCGAAAAAGACAGCAATGTATTTATTTAAAGGAGATAGAAGCGGTGTTTAGTGACATACCAACGTTGGGCGTGCCCCTTTTAAAAGAAGATATAACACATGTAGGTCATTTAGCACAGGTGGCGCATTATCTTAGTGAATAAGAGATGGATGTTAAATAGGATCAACTAGGTCTTTTTGCTTGTATTTAAGCTATATAGTATGAATTTTCTGGTAAAGAGGTTGACTTTATTCCTAGTTTACTTTCAATATAGAAGTAACATGGATGAAGGAGCGGACATTAATTATGAATGTAAAAACACGAAATCTTATCCCAGGATGCATTTTAGCTGATGATGTTTATAAAAAATCGAACACACCGTTACTACGTAAGAAAACCATTTTAACTGAAGAGCATTTACACATGTTAAGTATTTTTTTTGTTAAACGTGTAAAGGTAGAACCTATCCTTGTAAATGGTGAAGTCTTTAAACCTGGGGAAGAAGTTGAAGAAGTTAATGAAGAGTTAGAGTTGAAAGAGTCAGATCTAAAACACGACATCACCGAAAAAGAAGATACCTATATTGACTATTATTTACGAGCTGTTCAACAGTTTAAAAGGCTGTTTAATGATTGGCAAGGTGGAGTGAAAGTGGATGCTTTTGCCGTGAGGAACGTTTTTCTCCCGTTATACGAACAGTCCCCAACTAAAAATGACTTAATGCAACTCCATCATTACAGTACAAAGCAAGATTATATTTATTTTCATTCCGTGGCAGTTAGTGTTTTTAGTACCTTATTGGGTAAACGGTTAGGGTTGAAAAACGGAGAAGTGATGCAATTAGGGATTGCCGGACTGCTAGCAGATTGTGGTATGGCTAAGCTTCCGTTTAATGCTTTTGAGAAGAAAAGTTCTTTAACTGCAGAACAGTATGAAGAAGTTAAAAAGCATCCAATCATTGGTTATCGCATGTTAGAAGAAACACAAGGGCTTACTAAAAATGCGTTAGTTGGTATTCTTCAGCATCATGAAAGAGAAGATGGAAGTGGCTATCCTTTAAAGGTAAGAGGAAGTAAGCTTCATCAATATGCAAAGGTTATTGCAATTGCGGATGTCTTTCATGCAATGACATCTGAAAGGTATTATCGGTCTAAACAATCCCCTTATAAAGTGATTGATTCTCTAAAAGTAGATCAATTTGGCAAATTAGATCATTCATTACTGAATCATCTTATTCATTTAACTGTAGATTTATCAATTGGAACAAAAGTACGTTTAAATAGCGGGGCTATTGGAGAGGTCCTTTATCAGAACAGCCAGCATCCGACACGGCCAATTCTTAAGTTAATTGATGAAGGAGATGCATTACTTGATTTATTAAAGCATCCTGACATTATTATTGAAGAAGAATTAGTAGATCTCCTTAAAGAAGATGACCTTAATGCATAGTAATAATGGAAGAAGGGATCTCTCCCTTCTTTTTCTTTATAATTTAGAGATTTTCTCGCATACTAAATAGTTACAAGCACTAATAAACAAAATTCCTCATATACATATGTTAGATAAAACCAGCTATATAGAAGTAAGTATTAAGCTTAAAATCACATATGATTGTATAGAAAGAATAATTTTTAAAATAGGGGTTGTATTACTATAATTTTTTATGGTATATTATTAAACGTTGCTGAAAAAACAAATCATAATCAAGTCTGGATAAAATTTCACTCATTTTGAGTGTTGACATAAAGAACTGATTTTGATATGATATATAAGTCGCAACAATAGCAAAGAACACTTAGAAACAAAGAGTGAATTTGACCTTTGAAAACTAAACAAAAAGCCAAGCAAAGTGGGATATGAAAATATCCCGTCAAAGAAACAAAGCGTTGAGTGGTAACATTCAACAACGCCAGACGAAAGTTTGGACATGATGTCAGAGACATTAAACTCTGTTTAAGGATGAAGGCAGACGAACAACGCGACATCGTGTCGCACCGTCTGCACGTGTACATCCTGTACTTCGGAGAGTTTGATCCTGGCTCAGGACGAACGCTGGCGGCGTGCCTAATACATGCAAGTCGAGCGCAGGAAGCCGGCAGATCCCTTCGGGGTGACGCCGGTGGAATGAGCGGCGGACGGGTGAGTAACACGTGGGCAACCTACCTTGTAGACTGGGATAACTCCGGGAAACCGGGGCTAATACCGGATGATCATTTGGATCGCATGATTCGGATGTAAAAGTGGGGATTACTCCTCACACTGCAAGATGGGCCCGCGGCGCATTAGCTAGTTGGTAAGGTAATGGCTTACCAAGGCGACGATGCGTAGCCGACCTGAGAGGGTGATCGGCCACACTGGAACTGAGACACGGTCCAGACTCCTACGGGAGGCAGCAGTAGGGAATCATCCGCAATGGGCGAAAGCCTGACGGTGCAACGCCGCGTGAACGATGAAGGTTTTCGGATCGTAAAGTTCTGTTATGAGGGAAGAACACGTGCCGTTCGAATAGGGCGGCACCTTGACGGTACCTCACGAGAAAGCCCCGGCTAACTACGTGCCAGCAGCCGCGGTAATACGTAGGGGGCAAGCGTTGTCCGGAATTATTGGGCGTAAAGCGCGCGCAGGCGGTCTCTTAAGTCTGATGTGAAAGCCCACGGCTCAACCGTGGAGGGTCATTGGAAACTGGGGGACTTGAGTGTAGGAGAGGAAAGTGGAATTCCACGTGTAGCGGTGAAATGCGTAGATATGTGGAGGAACACCAGTGGCGAAGGCGACTTTCTGGCCTACAACTGACGCTGAGGCGCGAAAGCGTGGGGAGCAAACAGGATTAGATACCCTGGTAGTCCACGCCGTAAACGATGAGTGCTAGGTGTTAGGGGTTTCGATGCCCTTAGTGCCGAAGTTAACACATTAAGCACTCCGCCTGGGGAGTACGGCCGCAAGGCTGAAACTCAAAGGAATTGACGGGGGCCCGCACAAGCAGTGGAGCATGTGGTTTAATTCGAAGCAACGCGAAGAA
The Salipaludibacillus sp. LMS25 DNA segment above includes these coding regions:
- a CDS encoding ArsA family ATPase, with product MNHVMQMILSKKIIFCGGKGGVGKSTTASSLAIVATNHNKRVLLISTDPAHNLADLFHTTLSHEPKKIGDNLSVIEIDSEKETDRYIYQVKQHLKHAVKATMVEEINRQLDLAKTSPGAEESALFQRLTTLIVEEKEHYDLLIIDTAPTGHTLRLITLPELMGAWMDGMIKRREKTMETYTQLIFDGQPVDDPIYRVLQNRKEMFAKVRHTLLNKTETAFIFVINPEKLPIHETLRAVTTLKRHNLPVRALIINKMLPDEEGGAFYRARKRQQCIYLKEIEAVFSDIPTLGVPLLKEDITHVGHLAQVAHYLSE
- a CDS encoding cory-CC-star protein; this translates as MSIKKWLLLYDEMLRQGHRTEILRELRDEDDLFFLLLYSETLGIPNPVSFYTLELYPYMLDKFHDWHLRMGMEKSPLNSFRCC
- a CDS encoding HD-GYP domain-containing protein, whose translation is MNVKTRNLIPGCILADDVYKKSNTPLLRKKTILTEEHLHMLSIFFVKRVKVEPILVNGEVFKPGEEVEEVNEELELKESDLKHDITEKEDTYIDYYLRAVQQFKRLFNDWQGGVKVDAFAVRNVFLPLYEQSPTKNDLMQLHHYSTKQDYIYFHSVAVSVFSTLLGKRLGLKNGEVMQLGIAGLLADCGMAKLPFNAFEKKSSLTAEQYEEVKKHPIIGYRMLEETQGLTKNALVGILQHHEREDGSGYPLKVRGSKLHQYAKVIAIADVFHAMTSERYYRSKQSPYKVIDSLKVDQFGKLDHSLLNHLIHLTVDLSIGTKVRLNSGAIGEVLYQNSQHPTRPILKLIDEGDALLDLLKHPDIIIEEELVDLLKEDDLNA
- a CDS encoding carbon starvation protein A, whose translation is MNAVAVAVCGILIFFLGYKYYSKFLSTRIYQLDPNYQTPAYAFKDGVDFVPTNKWVLWGHHFTSIAGAAPIVGPAIAVYWGWLPAFLWVVLGTVFAAGVHDFGALVLSVRHKGQSVGTLASKIIGQRAKLLFLFIILILVLMVNAVFAWVISNLFIQFPAAVLSVFIQIPLAIWIGYTVYKKRGGMLLPSICALAIMYMSAIVASRVPALQIDLPRYFGGEETIVAFGLNGVAFSFFIWIMILMIYVYVASTLPIWKLLQPRDYINSHQLVIGLAILYLGLLFSNPSITAPASNMSVEIPWFPLLFITIACGAISGFHGLVASGTSSKQLSKEPDARFVGYFGAIGEGLLALAAILAVVTYFNSENDFIGAYSSFDTANANGLGYFIEGAGALATGIFLPADIATTIVAIIVVSFAATTLDTSVRLMRYIISELGQEYNIKSLTKMHVATAVAVTSSAALVLLPEGPQGFGSGGYVLWPLFGTSNQLLAGITLLLVTLWLKRQGRNYLFTLIPMIFLMVMTVWAMTHQVFIEWSGIAEGKEMNLLLFLLGAIILVFALWILLEGLSNLWRKKPDDDHFSA